A genomic stretch from Glaciecola nitratireducens FR1064 includes:
- a CDS encoding YihY/virulence factor BrkB family protein has protein sequence MHIVRYWTNIFRDAGKLWLLENAFSYAGALAFYTLFSLAPIVIIAVTVIGVVLGEEAAQGQIVAQFTDIMGAEAAAVVERAVSQSRIEESGLLPSVLGIGALMLGATTVFGQMQYSLNSIWGVTASPDRNGLFLLARKRLFSLMVVLSIGFVLLVSLLFGVALRAALKYTAEFVPFVELLLGSAEFIVSLAMISLLFATIFKVLPDVILSWKDVMAGALVTAILFSLGRYGIAAYLAYTATASAYGAAGSMVIILLWVYYSSLILLYGAAFTRVHLQARGKPIVPRNTAVRVEKNMII, from the coding sequence ATGCACATTGTGCGCTACTGGACAAATATATTCCGCGACGCTGGAAAGCTATGGCTGCTTGAAAACGCCTTCAGCTACGCCGGAGCCCTAGCCTTTTACACGCTATTTTCTCTTGCACCGATCGTTATTATTGCAGTGACTGTGATTGGTGTCGTGCTTGGCGAAGAAGCAGCTCAAGGCCAAATTGTCGCGCAATTTACTGACATCATGGGAGCCGAGGCTGCTGCCGTAGTAGAGCGAGCGGTGAGCCAATCGCGCATTGAGGAATCAGGACTATTACCGTCGGTGCTAGGTATCGGAGCCTTAATGCTTGGCGCAACGACAGTATTCGGCCAGATGCAATATTCTCTAAATTCAATTTGGGGCGTTACCGCAAGTCCGGATCGTAACGGCTTGTTTCTGCTTGCTAGAAAACGCCTTTTTTCGCTAATGGTGGTGCTATCCATCGGTTTTGTGTTGCTAGTATCTTTGCTCTTTGGGGTGGCTTTGCGCGCAGCGCTTAAATATACCGCCGAATTCGTCCCGTTCGTTGAATTACTGCTAGGAAGCGCCGAATTTATTGTTTCGCTGGCCATGATATCGCTTTTGTTCGCTACCATTTTCAAAGTGCTGCCCGATGTCATTTTAAGCTGGAAAGATGTGATGGCAGGCGCGCTTGTAACCGCTATTTTGTTCTCTCTGGGGCGTTATGGTATTGCGGCCTACCTTGCCTATACCGCAACCGCGTCGGCCTATGGCGCAGCTGGCTCAATGGTAATTATTTTACTCTGGGTTTACTACTCGTCGCTTATATTGTTGTACGGCGCGGCCTTTACTCGCGTCCACCTGCAGGCAAGAGGTAAGCCTATCGTACCGCGCAACACAGCTGTAAGAGTCGAAAAAAACATGATTATCTAA